A genomic region of Gemmatimonadota bacterium contains the following coding sequences:
- the truA gene encoding tRNA pseudouridine(38-40) synthase TruA, producing the protein MIAQEDVRLRVTLHYDGTRYYGWQLQPRAPTVQGEVERIVARLTGGPRTVLASGRTDRGVHATGQVISLLVPPTWTAERFLRALNALLPDDIWAADAAEVPPDFHPRYDARERTYVYRVGLAPQAASPFARPWCWPLSDALDLGLLADATARIPGERSFKAFARAGQPERGDRCHVTRAVWRPWALGQELVVAADRFLHHMVRYLVGTLVDVSRGRRPLADLDALLAGGPGVSTSPPAPPSGLVLAHVRYEGEPAPDPAALALPFTSSTGVV; encoded by the coding sequence GTGATCGCCCAGGAGGACGTCCGCCTCCGCGTTACACTGCACTATGACGGGACCCGCTACTACGGGTGGCAGCTCCAACCCCGTGCGCCGACGGTCCAGGGTGAGGTGGAGCGCATCGTCGCCCGGCTGACCGGGGGTCCACGCACGGTCCTGGCCTCCGGGCGCACCGACCGCGGGGTCCACGCCACCGGTCAGGTGATCTCCCTGCTCGTGCCGCCCACCTGGACGGCCGAGCGCTTCCTGCGCGCCCTGAACGCCCTCCTGCCGGACGACATCTGGGCTGCCGACGCGGCGGAAGTCCCGCCCGACTTCCATCCGCGCTACGACGCGCGCGAACGCACCTACGTCTACCGGGTGGGGTTGGCGCCGCAGGCCGCCTCTCCCTTCGCCCGGCCCTGGTGCTGGCCGCTCTCCGACGCGCTGGACCTGGGCCTCCTCGCGGACGCCACCGCGCGCATCCCGGGCGAGCGCTCCTTCAAGGCCTTCGCCCGCGCGGGCCAGCCCGAGCGCGGCGATCGCTGCCACGTGACCCGCGCGGTGTGGCGACCCTGGGCGCTGGGCCAGGAGCTGGTCGTCGCCGCCGACCGCTTCCTGCATCACATGGTGCGCTACCTGGTCGGCACGCTGGTGGACGTCTCCCGGGGACGGCGTCCGCTCGCGGACCTGGACGCGCTGCTGGCCGGCGGGCCCGGGGTCTCCACGTCTCCCCCGGCCCCCCCCTCCGGACTGGTCCTCGCACACGTACGTTATGAAGGCGAGCCGGCGCCCGACCCGGCGGCGCTCGCCCTGCCCTTCACCTCGAGCACGGGAGTCGTTTGA
- the lexA gene encoding transcriptional repressor LexA: protein MPLTKRQKEILDYIESFIEDAGYAPSFEEIAEAFGYASLATVHEHLSNLERKGYIRKSYNESRSLEVVREDGYGAAVELPLLGAVAAGLPIEAISDHERLSVPSDMVRRGKENYVLRVEGNSMIDEQIRDGDYIVVSSQQTAADGEMVVALVGGDSVTVKKLYREAGNRVRLQPANETMQPIVVPAEDVAVQGVVVGVIRKY, encoded by the coding sequence ATGCCCCTGACCAAGCGGCAGAAAGAGATCCTCGACTACATCGAGTCCTTCATCGAGGACGCGGGCTATGCCCCGAGCTTCGAGGAGATCGCCGAGGCGTTCGGCTACGCGTCGCTGGCGACGGTGCACGAGCACCTGAGCAACCTCGAGCGCAAGGGCTACATCCGGAAGTCCTACAACGAGAGCCGTTCCCTGGAGGTGGTCCGGGAGGACGGCTACGGCGCCGCGGTGGAGCTTCCCCTGCTCGGCGCGGTCGCGGCCGGCCTGCCCATCGAGGCCATCAGCGACCACGAGCGCCTCTCCGTGCCGTCGGACATGGTCCGGCGCGGCAAGGAGAACTATGTGCTGCGTGTGGAAGGAAACTCCATGATCGACGAGCAGATCCGCGATGGCGACTACATCGTGGTGAGCTCGCAGCAGACGGCGGCGGACGGGGAGATGGTCGTGGCCCTCGTGGGCGGCGACTCCGTGACCGTGAAGAAGCTCTACCGTGAGGCCGGCAACCGGGTGCGCCTGCAGCCGGCCAACGAGACCATGCAGCCCATCGTCGTGCCCGCGGAGGACGTCGCCGTCCAGGGCGTGGTGGTCGGCGTCATCCGGAAGTACTGA
- a CDS encoding trypsin-like peptidase domain-containing protein, with product MSRLSRRSPGGAALVLALLACDGGGPATGTVDTLQAQVPAAASAQVDASRVTAIVRAAERVSPAVVSVHVLRRQAVRASFFDPFFSGTRVVSGLGSGFVYDQEGHILTNAHVVEGAERLRVTLPDGRDVDADLIGVDPTTDIAVLRTDDLDLPVAPMGTSEGLLIGEWALAIGNPFGNLLSNPEPTVTSGVVSALHRHIVPDANDSGFYLGMIQTDASINPGNSGGPLVNALGEVIGVNTSIFSRSGGSEGLGFAIPIDRALRVAEDLVDRGRVDRAWLGLRVQPVEADEWGRTSGVGVAMVAPGSPAARAGVRTGRRIVRANGTPMTGPLDFEALLLDLRAGDPVTLELEGAADPLRLEAEPLPSSRATAVTVLNDIDVITVDGAIQAELGLASEEGALIVAARGTTARQLGLTEGDVIRRVNQVDVRTAADAERALTAVARTAGGIQIVYERGGRFATLNLRIR from the coding sequence GTGTCCCGCCTCTCGCGCCGTTCCCCCGGGGGCGCCGCCCTGGTGCTGGCCCTGCTCGCCTGTGACGGCGGCGGCCCGGCCACCGGCACGGTGGACACGCTGCAGGCCCAGGTGCCGGCCGCGGCCAGCGCGCAGGTGGACGCGTCGCGGGTCACGGCCATCGTACGCGCGGCCGAGCGCGTGTCGCCGGCGGTGGTGAGCGTGCACGTGCTCCGCCGGCAAGCAGTGCGCGCGAGCTTCTTCGACCCGTTCTTCTCGGGCACGCGCGTGGTCTCCGGCCTGGGCTCGGGCTTCGTGTACGACCAGGAAGGGCACATCCTGACCAATGCGCACGTGGTGGAGGGCGCCGAGCGTCTACGGGTCACCCTGCCGGACGGGCGGGACGTGGACGCGGATCTGATCGGCGTCGATCCCACCACCGACATCGCCGTGCTGCGCACCGACGACCTGGACCTGCCGGTCGCGCCCATGGGCACGTCCGAAGGCCTGCTGATCGGCGAATGGGCGCTGGCGATCGGCAACCCCTTCGGTAACCTGCTCTCCAACCCGGAGCCCACCGTCACGTCCGGCGTGGTCTCCGCCCTGCACCGCCACATCGTGCCCGACGCCAACGACAGCGGCTTCTACCTGGGCATGATCCAGACGGACGCCTCCATCAACCCCGGCAACTCCGGCGGGCCGCTCGTCAACGCGCTGGGCGAGGTCATCGGCGTCAACACCTCCATCTTCTCGCGCAGCGGCGGAAGCGAGGGGCTGGGCTTCGCGATCCCCATCGACCGCGCGCTGCGCGTCGCGGAGGACCTGGTGGATCGCGGCCGCGTGGACCGCGCCTGGCTGGGCCTGCGTGTCCAACCGGTGGAAGCGGACGAGTGGGGCCGCACCTCCGGTGTGGGCGTGGCGATGGTGGCGCCGGGCTCTCCGGCCGCTCGCGCGGGCGTGCGCACCGGGCGGCGCATCGTGCGCGCCAACGGCACGCCCATGACCGGCCCGCTCGACTTCGAGGCGCTGCTGCTCGATCTGCGGGCGGGCGACCCGGTCACGTTGGAGCTGGAGGGCGCAGCCGATCCGCTGCGCCTGGAGGCCGAGCCGCTACCGTCGTCGCGCGCGACCGCGGTGACCGTGCTGAACGACATCGACGTCATCACGGTCGATGGTGCCATCCAGGCCGAGCTGGGCCTCGCGAGCGAGGAGGGCGCCCTGATCGTGGCCGCGCGCGGCACCACCGCCCGGCAGCTGGGCCTGACCGAAGGGGACGTGATCCGCCGTGTGAACCAGGTGGACGTGCGGACCGCCGCGGACGCCGAGCGGGCGCTCACGGCGGTGGCGCGCACCGCGGGTGGTATCCAGATCGTCTACGAGCGGGGCGGCCGCTTCGCCACGCTCAACCTGCGCATCCGTTGA
- a CDS encoding NFACT RNA binding domain-containing protein gives MPTHWDSALVRATAAELGERLADARLQALFLDPGGKRLYAFFRSGTLEVRLDPHDTDVRWRAPVTPFPGSAALPARVRGVHAPPDERRFTVELSRVRGSPRRQTLEVELIPRRLNAVHTADGRVEAALRSEPRLERGAAYAPPEGGARPGADGALTRETFEALQEELPADGAERALLSRLAWSSPLNAAALVSDREGPEWGWALWRRLADGVREPVTLEGPGGPQRYPVAVGGLACTRADGLLDAEAAALARPTPPSAAMTRLTERVTELERRIAALEREADAPDEPAELRARADLLLARLHTVPKGEAVVTLEGFDGSPVQLELDPARSPRENADDLYEKAGRAERAREALPERIARTRESLERVQAGLERARSGTWTDADLKTWLGAKRPGARSARKAKPLPYRPYRSSGGLDIWVGRGARHNDELTFHVSRPGDVWMHARDVPGAHVVLRWDKEDAPPARDLAEAAALAALHSGARHSALVPVDWTRRRYVRKPRGAKPGSVRMERASTVMARPDPDLAERLAVEEG, from the coding sequence ATGCCCACGCACTGGGATTCCGCCCTGGTCCGCGCCACCGCCGCCGAGCTGGGCGAGCGGCTGGCCGACGCGCGCCTGCAGGCCCTGTTCCTGGACCCGGGCGGCAAGCGTCTCTACGCCTTCTTCCGGTCGGGCACGCTGGAGGTCCGCCTGGACCCGCACGACACGGACGTGCGCTGGCGGGCGCCCGTGACGCCGTTCCCCGGGAGCGCGGCGCTCCCCGCCCGCGTGCGCGGCGTGCATGCCCCCCCGGACGAGCGGCGCTTCACGGTGGAGCTGAGCCGCGTACGCGGCAGCCCCCGCCGCCAGACGCTGGAGGTGGAGCTGATCCCGCGGCGGCTGAACGCGGTCCACACCGCCGACGGGCGGGTGGAGGCAGCGCTGCGGAGTGAGCCCCGGCTGGAGCGTGGCGCAGCCTACGCGCCGCCGGAGGGCGGGGCCCGGCCGGGAGCCGACGGGGCGCTGACGCGAGAGACGTTCGAAGCGCTCCAGGAGGAGCTCCCCGCGGACGGCGCCGAGCGGGCGCTCCTGTCGCGGCTGGCCTGGAGCAGCCCCCTGAACGCGGCCGCGCTCGTGTCGGACCGGGAGGGGCCCGAGTGGGGGTGGGCCCTGTGGCGCCGGTTGGCGGACGGCGTACGCGAGCCCGTCACGCTCGAGGGTCCGGGGGGACCGCAGCGCTATCCGGTGGCGGTGGGCGGCCTGGCGTGCACGCGTGCAGACGGGTTGCTGGATGCGGAGGCCGCCGCGCTCGCCCGCCCCACGCCGCCGTCCGCCGCGATGACGCGCCTCACCGAGCGCGTGACCGAGCTGGAGCGCCGGATCGCCGCGCTCGAGCGCGAGGCGGACGCGCCGGACGAGCCCGCCGAGCTGCGCGCGCGCGCGGACCTGCTGTTGGCCCGCCTGCACACGGTGCCGAAGGGCGAGGCGGTGGTCACGCTCGAAGGCTTCGACGGCAGCCCGGTGCAGCTCGAGCTGGACCCGGCGCGCTCACCCCGCGAGAACGCGGACGACCTGTACGAGAAGGCCGGCCGGGCCGAGCGCGCCCGCGAGGCGCTGCCGGAGCGGATCGCGCGCACGCGCGAGTCGCTGGAGCGCGTGCAGGCGGGCCTGGAGCGCGCGCGCTCCGGCACCTGGACCGACGCCGACCTGAAGACGTGGCTCGGAGCGAAGCGCCCGGGGGCGCGCTCCGCGCGCAAGGCGAAGCCCCTGCCCTACCGTCCGTATCGCAGCTCGGGCGGGCTGGACATCTGGGTCGGCCGCGGCGCGCGCCACAACGACGAGCTCACCTTCCACGTCTCACGGCCCGGCGATGTGTGGATGCACGCCCGCGACGTGCCGGGCGCGCACGTGGTGCTGCGCTGGGACAAGGAGGATGCGCCCCCCGCCCGCGACCTGGCCGAGGCGGCCGCGCTGGCTGCCCTGCACTCCGGCGCGCGCCACAGCGCGCTCGTGCCCGTGGACTGGACGCGGCGGCGCTACGTGCGCAAGCCGCGGGGCGCCAAGCCCGGAAGCGTACGCATGGAGCGCGCGAGCACCGTGATGGCCCGGCCCGATCCGGATCTGGCGGAGCGGCTGGCGGTGGAGGAGGGGTAG
- the purB gene encoding adenylosuccinate lyase, translated as MTDSLDRYHHPLADRYASREMQEIFSPRRRYGTWRRLWLALAEAQRELGLDIPADALEQMAAHLDDIDLARAAEYERRFRHDVMAHVHLFGDAAPAARGIIHLGATSAFVGDNTDLVLHRQALELIAARTVRTVRALADFAGRHKDLPTLAFTHFQPAQPTTVGKRATLWIQDLLLDLEELRFRLDTLRFRGAKGTTGSQASFLQLFDGRGDLVEALDRRVAEKMGFPLRFAVTGQTYTRKADAALLATLSGLAQSLSKLGNDLRLLAHLREVEEPFEKEQIGSSAMPYKRNPMRSERICALARHVIALAADPAYTAATQWLERTLDDSANRRLSIPDAYLTTDGMLVLAENVTDGLVVHTAMIERRLAEELPFMATESVLMAATRGGGDRQELHERIRQHAHAAAARLKAGHTDNDLTARIAADTAFGLDADAVGALMDPRAFVGRAPEQVDAFVADEVEPELERWSDLLAARPAPTADVRV; from the coding sequence ATGACCGACTCGCTGGACCGCTACCACCACCCGCTCGCCGACCGCTACGCGTCGCGCGAGATGCAGGAGATCTTCTCGCCGCGCCGGCGCTATGGCACCTGGCGTCGGCTGTGGCTCGCGCTGGCGGAGGCGCAGCGCGAGCTGGGTCTGGACATCCCCGCCGACGCCCTCGAGCAGATGGCGGCCCACCTGGACGACATCGATCTCGCGCGGGCGGCCGAGTACGAGCGGCGCTTCCGGCACGACGTGATGGCGCACGTGCACCTCTTCGGGGACGCCGCGCCCGCGGCGCGCGGCATCATCCACCTGGGGGCGACCAGCGCCTTCGTGGGCGACAACACGGATCTGGTGCTGCACCGGCAGGCCCTGGAGCTGATCGCCGCGCGTACGGTGCGCACCGTGCGGGCGCTCGCCGACTTCGCGGGTCGGCACAAGGACCTGCCCACGCTGGCCTTCACGCACTTCCAGCCCGCGCAGCCGACCACCGTGGGCAAGCGGGCCACGCTGTGGATCCAGGACCTGCTGCTGGACCTGGAGGAGCTGCGCTTCCGCCTGGACACGCTGCGGTTCCGGGGCGCCAAGGGCACCACGGGCAGCCAGGCCTCGTTCCTCCAGCTCTTCGACGGCAGGGGCGACCTGGTGGAGGCGCTCGACCGGCGCGTGGCCGAGAAGATGGGCTTCCCGCTGCGCTTCGCGGTCACCGGGCAGACCTACACGCGCAAGGCGGACGCCGCGCTGTTGGCCACGCTCTCCGGGCTCGCGCAGTCGCTCTCCAAGCTGGGCAACGACCTGCGCCTGCTCGCGCACCTGCGCGAGGTGGAGGAGCCGTTCGAGAAGGAGCAGATCGGCTCGTCCGCCATGCCCTACAAGCGCAATCCCATGCGCTCCGAACGGATCTGCGCGCTCGCGCGCCACGTGATCGCGCTGGCCGCCGATCCGGCCTACACGGCGGCCACGCAGTGGTTGGAGCGCACCCTGGACGATTCGGCCAACCGCCGCCTCTCCATCCCCGACGCCTACCTGACCACCGACGGCATGCTGGTCCTGGCGGAGAACGTCACGGACGGGCTGGTGGTCCATACCGCCATGATCGAGCGCCGCCTGGCGGAGGAGCTGCCGTTCATGGCCACCGAGTCCGTGCTGATGGCCGCCACCCGCGGCGGCGGCGACCGCCAGGAGCTGCACGAGCGCATCCGCCAGCACGCGCACGCGGCCGCGGCCCGCCTCAAGGCCGGCCACACCGACAACGACCTGACGGCGCGCATCGCCGCCGACACCGCCTTCGGATTGGACGCGGACGCGGTGGGCGCGCTCATGGATCCGCGGGCGTTCGTGGGCCGGGCGCCCGAGCAGGTGGACGCGTTCGTGGCCGACGAGGTCGAGCCCGAGCTGGAGCGCTGGTCGGATCTGCTGGCCGCGCGACCGGCACCCACGGCGGACGTGAGGGTCTGA
- the panB gene encoding 3-methyl-2-oxobutanoate hydroxymethyltransferase codes for MSSPPLPGGTRPSVRRFAEMKRNGQRIVVLTAYDYTFARLLAAAGVDMLLVGDSLGQVVLGYESTVPVTLDEMIHHAKAVRRGAPNVFTVLDLPFLTYQVSVEQAVANAGRALKETGVHAVKIEGGGARILETVRTLVEIGIPVMGHLGLTPQAVHQLGGHRVQARDEESRARIKHEAQALEAAGCFSLVLELIPEDIAGEISASLSIPTIGIGAGRRCDGQVLVCYDALGLNADFRPRFLKRYADLDTAVREGMARFADEVRDGTFPGPEHTFQR; via the coding sequence GTGTCGAGCCCTCCGCTCCCCGGTGGCACCCGTCCCAGCGTCCGCCGCTTCGCGGAGATGAAGCGGAACGGACAGCGCATCGTCGTGCTCACGGCCTACGACTACACGTTCGCGCGCCTGCTGGCGGCGGCCGGGGTGGACATGCTGCTGGTGGGCGACTCGCTCGGGCAGGTGGTGTTGGGCTACGAGTCCACCGTGCCCGTCACGCTGGACGAGATGATCCACCACGCCAAGGCCGTGCGGCGGGGCGCGCCCAACGTCTTCACGGTGCTGGACCTGCCGTTCCTGACCTACCAGGTCTCGGTGGAGCAGGCGGTCGCCAACGCCGGGCGCGCCCTCAAGGAGACGGGCGTGCACGCCGTGAAGATCGAAGGCGGCGGCGCCCGGATCCTGGAGACGGTGCGCACGCTCGTGGAGATCGGCATCCCGGTCATGGGGCACCTGGGTCTGACGCCGCAGGCGGTGCACCAGCTCGGTGGGCACCGCGTGCAGGCCCGGGACGAGGAGAGCCGCGCCCGCATCAAGCACGAAGCCCAGGCGCTGGAGGCGGCGGGGTGCTTCTCGCTCGTGCTGGAGCTGATCCCCGAGGACATCGCGGGCGAGATCTCCGCATCGCTGTCCATCCCCACCATCGGGATCGGCGCCGGACGGCGCTGTGACGGGCAGGTGCTGGTCTGCTACGACGCGCTGGGCCTGAACGCGGACTTCCGTCCGCGCTTCCTCAAGCGCTACGCGGACCTGGACACCGCTGTGCGCGAGGGCATGGCGCGCTTCGCGGACGAGGTGCGCGACGGCACCTTCCCCGGGCCCGAGCACACCTTCCAGCGCTGA
- the fsa gene encoding fructose-6-phosphate aldolase, translated as MKIFLDTADIGEIRRAADAGLIDGITTNPSLMAKVAKGREPRDVFKEICEAVDGPVSAEVVAVEAVDMVTEGRRLAEIHDNIVVKVPLTEHGLRACRQLREDDIRVNVTLCFSSPQALLAAKAGATYISPFVGRLDDIATDGMGLIAEIRETYDNYGIDTEILTASVRHPRHFVEAMRLGSDCATIPPSVLYQLLKHPLTDIGLERFLDDWKALGQEL; from the coding sequence ATGAAGATCTTCCTGGACACGGCCGACATCGGGGAGATCCGCCGCGCGGCGGACGCCGGACTGATCGACGGGATCACGACCAACCCCTCCCTCATGGCCAAGGTGGCCAAGGGCCGCGAGCCGCGGGATGTCTTCAAGGAGATCTGCGAGGCCGTCGATGGCCCGGTCAGCGCCGAGGTGGTGGCGGTCGAGGCGGTGGACATGGTGACGGAAGGCCGCCGCCTCGCGGAGATCCACGACAACATCGTGGTGAAGGTGCCGCTCACCGAGCACGGCCTGCGCGCCTGCCGGCAACTGCGCGAGGACGACATCCGCGTCAACGTCACGCTGTGCTTCTCCAGCCCCCAGGCGCTGCTCGCCGCCAAGGCGGGCGCCACGTACATCTCGCCCTTCGTGGGGCGGCTGGACGACATCGCCACCGACGGCATGGGCCTGATCGCCGAGATCCGCGAGACGTACGACAACTACGGCATCGACACCGAGATCCTCACGGCGTCCGTGCGCCACCCGCGGCACTTCGTGGAAGCCATGCGCCTGGGCTCGGACTGCGCCACCATCCCGCCGTCCGTGCTGTACCAGCTCCTCAAGCATCCGCTCACCGACATCGGCCTGGAGCGCTTCCTGGACGACTGGAAGGCGCTGGGTCAGGAGCTCTGA
- a CDS encoding HD domain-containing protein, translating to MEEPRDRAEAARAQEQGRHFLSSLYALLRALKFYPIENETVQHALDELHSFTTGLLGEDGSLELRVVGEFFFVNETRLRLELSNYSTFGSIGKVFTDHGLGELTVFQGVRREEWAPFLSLLLRRPQGEDPYDAFLAGVEGARLEHLRFRPESEVQSPESVEEENLQAAKRTYVRSVKVAKEVLTDVRLGRAVNVRKIKRAVQTIVDQVLSDEPSLIAMTTLRDFDEYTFTHSVNVCIFSLVIGQRLGLDKRQLYELGLGALFHDVGKMKIDSAIINKPRGLTDEEWGILQQHPTEGMLTLFEMKGFADVPYRQMLIAYEHHMKIDLTGYPQNKRPRMPSLFSRIVAVADAFDAGTSIRSYQYEPWPADEVLREMRENPRRGFDPLLVRALINATGVFPVGTLVILDTLEMAVVAQANSDPEKLHQPRVVVISDAMGVPRPEPYSLDLSERDPVTGEVKRSIIKTTDPQKYGIRVSDFVT from the coding sequence GTGGAAGAGCCCCGGGACCGCGCCGAAGCGGCACGCGCGCAGGAGCAGGGACGGCATTTCCTGTCGTCCCTCTACGCCCTGCTGCGCGCGCTCAAGTTCTATCCGATCGAGAACGAGACGGTGCAGCACGCGCTGGACGAGCTGCACAGCTTCACCACGGGATTGTTGGGCGAGGACGGCTCGCTCGAGCTGCGTGTCGTGGGCGAGTTCTTCTTCGTGAACGAGACGCGCCTGCGGCTGGAGCTCAGCAACTACTCCACGTTCGGGAGCATCGGCAAGGTGTTCACCGACCACGGGCTGGGTGAGCTCACCGTCTTCCAGGGCGTGCGCCGTGAGGAGTGGGCGCCGTTCCTGTCGCTGCTGTTGCGGCGCCCGCAGGGCGAGGACCCCTACGACGCGTTCCTGGCGGGCGTGGAGGGTGCCCGGCTCGAGCACCTGCGCTTCCGGCCCGAGAGCGAAGTGCAGTCACCGGAGTCGGTCGAGGAGGAGAACCTCCAGGCCGCGAAGCGCACCTACGTGCGCTCCGTGAAGGTGGCCAAGGAGGTCCTGACGGACGTGCGTCTCGGGCGCGCCGTCAACGTGCGCAAGATCAAGCGCGCGGTGCAGACCATCGTGGACCAGGTGCTCTCGGACGAGCCGTCCCTGATCGCCATGACCACGCTGCGCGACTTCGACGAGTACACGTTCACGCACTCGGTGAACGTCTGCATCTTCAGCCTGGTGATCGGTCAGCGATTGGGGCTGGACAAGCGTCAGCTCTACGAGCTGGGCCTGGGCGCGCTGTTCCACGATGTGGGCAAGATGAAGATCGACTCGGCCATCATCAACAAGCCGAGAGGCCTGACGGACGAGGAGTGGGGCATCCTGCAGCAGCATCCCACCGAGGGCATGCTCACGCTGTTCGAGATGAAGGGCTTCGCGGACGTCCCGTACCGCCAGATGCTCATCGCCTACGAGCATCACATGAAGATCGACCTCACGGGCTATCCGCAGAACAAGCGTCCGCGCATGCCCAGCCTGTTCTCGCGCATCGTGGCCGTGGCGGACGCCTTCGACGCCGGCACGTCCATCCGCAGCTACCAGTACGAGCCCTGGCCCGCGGACGAGGTCCTGCGCGAGATGCGCGAGAATCCGCGGCGCGGCTTCGATCCGCTGTTGGTGCGCGCGCTGATCAACGCCACGGGCGTCTTCCCGGTGGGGACGCTGGTCATCCTGGACACGCTGGAGATGGCCGTGGTGGCCCAGGCGAACTCCGACCCCGAGAAGCTGCACCAGCCGCGCGTCGTGGTCATCTCCGACGCCATGGGCGTCCCGCGCCCCGAGCCGTATTCGCTCGACCTGTCCGAGCGCGATCCCGTGACGGGCGAGGTCAAGCGCTCCATCATCAAGACCACCGATCCCCAGAAGTACGGCATCCGGGTCTCGGACTTCGTGACCTGA
- a CDS encoding HEAT repeat domain-containing protein — translation MRPSPSNVPGPGGPDGYEIPELPLDDARDLFTVLGKALRAFQLYDENNPVYQRFVQNLRAAFEKLWTDVDELRIQIEEDRFLWFGEEVYRNDTRAESLAFLFYKDGIRDVQFLKGIEQEELEAVLRVLQRARSIRAEGEDLLTILWDADLSYLQYHYVDLLAEGVEVPEKDPGALDLSAAWQGEVDTEETEDGQPASSAQQEEPPRPKVATEDFNPTLYSFDPREVEILRREVDREMQRDIRADILSALFDRIEDPEREERQLQILDIFGTLLPSFLSKGEIRAATLLLEGVHRLLAAKGVLSASAQRRANGLLDEVSGSDAIQELVLALADGGIDVGPDELSHFLQFLRGGALEPLLRAAMGSEDKRIRLLLLEAVAAIGKRNPHGVLHLLQVDDPTVLAGACRMVGEMGLGDAGPRLAELARHESADVRLAAVESSAKLRVSTVAAGLEAALKDPDRAVRIAAARGLGDLRYRPAAKALKAVVTSRAIRSADISEKIAFFESYGAVGGDEAVELLGDLLNKRGLLGRREPEEIRAGAALGLGRAATPKAMEHLRAAQSATEPVVRSAVGRALRMERE, via the coding sequence GTGAGGCCGTCACCGTCGAACGTTCCCGGGCCCGGTGGGCCGGACGGCTACGAGATCCCCGAGCTGCCGCTCGACGACGCCCGGGACCTCTTCACGGTCCTCGGCAAGGCCCTGCGCGCCTTCCAGCTGTACGACGAGAACAACCCCGTCTACCAGCGCTTCGTCCAGAACCTCCGGGCCGCCTTCGAGAAGCTCTGGACGGACGTGGACGAGCTCCGCATCCAGATCGAGGAGGACCGCTTCCTGTGGTTCGGGGAGGAGGTCTACCGCAACGACACCCGCGCCGAGTCCTTGGCCTTCCTGTTCTACAAGGACGGCATCCGCGACGTCCAGTTCCTGAAGGGCATCGAGCAGGAGGAGCTGGAAGCGGTGCTGCGGGTGCTCCAGCGGGCGCGCTCCATCCGGGCCGAGGGGGAGGACCTCCTCACCATCCTGTGGGACGCGGACCTGTCGTACCTGCAGTACCACTACGTGGACCTCCTGGCGGAGGGCGTGGAGGTCCCGGAGAAGGATCCGGGCGCGCTGGACCTGAGCGCCGCCTGGCAGGGCGAGGTCGACACCGAGGAGACGGAAGACGGCCAGCCGGCCTCCAGCGCCCAGCAGGAGGAGCCGCCCCGGCCCAAGGTCGCGACCGAGGACTTCAATCCGACCCTGTACTCGTTCGACCCGCGCGAGGTGGAGATCCTGCGCCGCGAGGTCGACCGCGAGATGCAGCGCGACATCCGCGCCGACATCCTCTCGGCGCTCTTCGATCGCATCGAGGACCCGGAGCGCGAGGAGCGGCAGCTCCAGATCCTGGACATCTTCGGGACGCTGCTCCCGAGCTTCCTCTCCAAGGGCGAGATCCGCGCCGCCACCCTGCTCCTGGAAGGCGTGCACCGGCTGCTCGCCGCCAAGGGGGTGCTGTCCGCCTCCGCTCAGCGCCGCGCCAACGGCCTGCTGGACGAGGTCAGCGGCTCCGATGCCATCCAGGAGCTGGTGCTGGCGCTGGCCGACGGCGGCATCGACGTCGGTCCGGACGAGCTGTCGCACTTCCTGCAGTTCCTGCGGGGCGGGGCGCTCGAGCCGCTGCTGCGCGCCGCGATGGGCTCGGAGGACAAGCGCATCCGGCTGCTGCTGCTGGAGGCCGTGGCGGCCATCGGCAAGCGCAATCCGCACGGCGTGCTGCACCTGCTGCAGGTGGACGATCCCACCGTGCTCGCGGGTGCGTGCCGCATGGTGGGGGAGATGGGTCTGGGCGATGCCGGTCCGCGCCTCGCCGAGCTGGCGCGCCACGAATCGGCGGACGTGCGCCTGGCCGCGGTCGAGTCGTCCGCCAAGCTGCGCGTCTCGACCGTCGCGGCCGGGCTCGAGGCCGCGCTGAAGGATCCCGACCGGGCGGTCCGCATCGCGGCCGCACGCGGTCTGGGCGACCTGCGCTACCGCCCGGCCGCCAAGGCGCTCAAGGCCGTGGTGACCAGCCGTGCCATCCGCAGCGCGGACATCTCCGAGAAGATCGCCTTCTTCGAGAGCTATGGGGCCGTGGGCGGGGACGAGGCGGTGGAGCTGCTGGGGGACCTGTTGAACAAGCGAGGCCTGCTGGGTCGCCGCGAGCCGGAGGAGATCCGGGCCGGCGCCGCCCTGGGATTGGGCCGTGCGGCCACGCCCAAGGCCATGGAGCACCTGCGGGCCGCGCAGTCGGCCACCGAGCCCGTGGTGCGGAGCGCGGTGGGCCGGGCGCTGCGGATGGAGCGCGAGTAG